One Sphingobium sp. CAP-1 genomic region harbors:
- a CDS encoding TadE/TadG family type IV pilus assembly protein has translation MKTARHLPAFLQGLRRDESGLALIEFAFSLPVLVVLGMTGLECANLSLAHLRVSQVAMLVADNAARVRTSIDEADVNEIMTGADLSTEALKLKANGRIFLSDLEPNGKASPNTGQYIRWQRCWGSGSFTSSYGVAGDGTNDATMVNGMGPGTTAATKVSAASGTAVMFVEVAYNYQPLVSSAIFGSRVIRYSSAFNVRERTDQAIKNAGGLATSATAACT, from the coding sequence ATGAAAACAGCCCGTCACCTCCCCGCCTTCCTTCAGGGTCTGCGCCGCGACGAAAGCGGGCTGGCGCTGATCGAGTTCGCCTTCTCGCTGCCGGTACTGGTCGTGCTGGGCATGACGGGGCTGGAATGCGCCAACCTGTCGCTCGCCCATCTGCGCGTCAGCCAGGTGGCCATGCTCGTGGCGGACAATGCCGCGCGCGTCCGCACATCGATCGACGAAGCGGACGTGAACGAGATCATGACCGGCGCCGACCTGTCCACCGAAGCGCTCAAGCTGAAGGCCAATGGCCGGATCTTCCTCTCCGACCTGGAACCCAATGGCAAGGCCAGCCCCAATACCGGCCAATATATACGCTGGCAGCGCTGTTGGGGCAGTGGCAGCTTCACATCCAGCTATGGCGTCGCAGGCGATGGCACCAATGACGCCACCATGGTCAACGGCATGGGACCGGGGACAACCGCAGCAACCAAGGTGAGCGCCGCCAGCGGCACCGCCGTCATGTTCGTGGAAGTCGCCTATAATTATCAGCCGCTGGTCAGCAGCGCGATCTTCGGCAGCCGGGTGATCCGCTACAGCAGCGCCTTCAACGTGCGCGAACGGACCGATCAGGCGATCAAGAATGCCGGTGGCCTGGCAACATCGGCCACCGCCGCCTGTACCTGA
- a CDS encoding GcrA family cell cycle regulator yields MSWTDERIDQLKGMWERGLTASQIADELGGVSRNAVIGKAHRLGLQSRPSPVKANEAPKKAAPAAPRKPAPEVEVPRAAAPAAPSPAPARAPAPAPAAPAAPVAAAPAGDDAPAPAPQPRIISVGPGGFLRQGPGDQQAPIPPAPPRRLVPAKPSAEIAGKTSLLDLTERICKWPMGHPGEPDFHFCGEQVNPGFPYCVEHCGRAYQAQLPRGTRRPPPPLPFGGPRVR; encoded by the coding sequence GTGTCCTGGACCGACGAGCGTATCGACCAGCTCAAGGGGATGTGGGAGCGCGGCCTGACCGCCAGCCAGATCGCCGATGAACTGGGTGGCGTCAGCCGCAATGCGGTGATCGGCAAGGCCCATCGCCTGGGCCTGCAATCCCGTCCCTCGCCGGTGAAGGCGAACGAAGCGCCCAAGAAAGCCGCGCCCGCCGCACCGCGCAAGCCTGCGCCGGAAGTCGAAGTACCACGCGCCGCCGCACCGGCCGCACCCTCACCCGCCCCGGCGCGCGCACCTGCGCCCGCGCCCGCTGCGCCCGCCGCACCGGTCGCCGCCGCACCAGCCGGTGACGACGCCCCGGCCCCCGCGCCGCAGCCGCGTATCATATCGGTCGGCCCCGGCGGCTTCCTGCGCCAGGGTCCGGGCGACCAGCAGGCGCCGATTCCGCCCGCCCCGCCCCGCCGTCTGGTGCCCGCCAAGCCCAGCGCCGAAATCGCCGGCAAGACCAGCCTGCTCGACCTGACCGAACGGATCTGCAAATGGCCGATGGGCCATCCGGGCGAACCGGACTTCCATTTCTGCGGCGAGCAGGTGAACCCCGGCTTCCCCTATTGTGTCGAACATTGCGGCCGCGCCTATCAGGCGCAACTGCCGCGCGGCACGCGCCGCCCGCCTCCGCCGCTGCCCTTCGGTGGTCCGCGCGTTCGCTAA
- the wecB gene encoding non-hydrolyzing UDP-N-acetylglucosamine 2-epimerase, with translation MKVALVFGTRPEAIKMFPVVHALRVRPGIDTRVIVTAQHRGLLDQVLDIAGIAPDIDLDVMVPNQTLDGLTAKLIVELGKAFDTEKPDRILVHGDTLTTMVASLAAYYRKIPVAHVEAGLRSGDIHHPWPEEVNRRVVACIADMNFAPTQAAADALLRENRDAAGIHITGNTVIDALLATVARVHADPALARGLDALAARFAGKRIVAVTSHRRENFGGGMEAIARAIADIAARPDVAVIFPVHPNPNVRPVMDAVLGGLPNVAMIEPLDYPHFVRLLDMCHLVLTDSGGVQEEAPSLGKPVLVMRETTERPEGVEAGTAKLVGTDRALIVREVLALLDDDAAYDAMARAHNPFGDGHAAERIAAVIAAG, from the coding sequence GTGAAGGTTGCGCTGGTGTTCGGGACGCGCCCCGAAGCGATCAAGATGTTCCCGGTGGTCCACGCCCTGCGCGTCCGGCCCGGCATCGACACGCGCGTCATCGTGACGGCGCAGCATCGCGGCCTGCTGGATCAGGTGCTGGATATTGCCGGCATCGCACCCGACATCGATCTGGACGTGATGGTCCCCAACCAGACACTGGACGGGCTGACCGCCAAGCTGATCGTCGAACTGGGCAAGGCGTTCGACACCGAAAAGCCCGACCGCATCCTCGTTCATGGCGACACGCTGACCACCATGGTCGCCAGCCTTGCGGCCTATTATCGCAAGATCCCGGTCGCCCATGTCGAAGCGGGCCTGCGCAGCGGCGACATTCACCATCCCTGGCCGGAGGAGGTGAACCGCCGCGTGGTCGCCTGCATCGCCGACATGAATTTCGCCCCGACCCAGGCGGCGGCCGACGCGTTGCTGCGCGAAAATCGCGACGCCGCCGGCATCCACATCACCGGCAACACGGTGATCGACGCGCTGCTGGCGACGGTGGCGCGGGTCCATGCCGATCCGGCGCTGGCGCGCGGCCTCGATGCTCTCGCCGCGCGTTTCGCGGGCAAGCGGATCGTCGCCGTCACCAGCCATCGGCGCGAAAATTTCGGCGGCGGCATGGAGGCGATCGCTCGCGCCATCGCCGACATCGCCGCGCGGCCCGATGTGGCGGTGATCTTCCCGGTCCATCCCAACCCCAATGTCCGTCCGGTTATGGATGCGGTGCTGGGCGGCCTGCCCAATGTCGCGATGATCGAACCGCTCGACTATCCGCATTTCGTCCGGCTGCTCGACATGTGCCACCTCGTCCTCACCGACAGCGGCGGGGTGCAGGAGGAAGCGCCCTCGCTCGGCAAGCCGGTGCTGGTGATGCGCGAAACGACCGAGCGGCCCGAAGGGGTGGAGGCCGGCACGGCGAAGCTGGTCGGCACCGACCGCGCGCTCATCGTTCGCGAAGTGCTGGCGCTGCTGGACGATGACGCCGCTTATGACGCGATGGCGCGCGCCCATAATCCCTTCGGCGACGGCCATGCGGCGGAGCGCATCGCCGCGGTGATCGCGGCCGGCTAG
- a CDS encoding TadE/TadG family type IV pilus assembly protein produces MIRPIATYLGRLRRDRRGATLLEFGLISPVLILSIMGIGDLAYQSYLRSVTRGVLEKAARSASVGTLNSTQLDAYIEAQMSAINSKNGTTSTTKKSYYNFSRVGKPEKITTDTAPLGSYNTGDCYEDANGNGSYDATSGSTGLGGADDIVYYEVTVSMPRMFPMAKLLGWSATQSATATTMVRNQPWANQSTPTIRCS; encoded by the coding sequence ATGATCAGGCCGATCGCGACATATCTGGGCCGGCTGCGCCGCGACCGGCGTGGCGCGACCCTGCTGGAATTCGGTCTGATCTCGCCGGTCCTGATCCTCTCCATCATGGGGATCGGCGATCTGGCCTATCAATCCTATCTGCGGTCGGTGACGCGCGGCGTGCTGGAAAAGGCCGCGCGCTCCGCCTCCGTCGGCACGCTCAACAGTACCCAGCTCGATGCCTATATCGAAGCCCAGATGTCCGCGATCAACAGCAAGAACGGCACCACGTCGACGACGAAGAAAAGCTATTACAACTTCTCGCGCGTGGGAAAGCCGGAAAAGATCACCACCGACACCGCGCCGCTGGGCAGCTACAATACGGGCGACTGCTATGAAGATGCCAATGGCAATGGCAGTTATGACGCGACCAGCGGCTCAACCGGCCTGGGCGGCGCCGACGACATCGTCTATTATGAAGTGACCGTGTCGATGCCGCGCATGTTCCCGATGGCCAAGCTGCTCGGCTGGAGCGCGACCCAGTCCGCCACCGCCACCACCATGGTTCGCAACCAGCCCTGGGCCAACCAGAGTACGCCGACGATCCGATGCTCATGA
- a CDS encoding serine hydrolase translates to MATRIIALLLLAMSIFPLPSRAAPTPAYQARAEQLLRILSAPGGEEAFFSPLFLDAVPVDRWRAVAADLRAQHGQPLALGAVSRTSDTAGQVEIRYERATLGFSLVVAPQPPNHVVGLHVVGVKASDDSLDKVMADIAALPGDSAFAISKLTDDGPHLLRAHRADVQMATGSSFKLYVLAELSRATAARERRWGDIVPLGPKSFSGRLMHWPDRAPMTLHSLATAMIAESDNSASDTLLQALGRAKVDAMLAATGHADADKALPVLSTAEAFALKMPANADLRQRYAAAPVAQRRALLRDAASRLTADRVDVGSVAEVPTAIDSIEWFASPRDMIGLLDWLRIHGGDALPILAVNPGIPPADAKRWRYLGYKGGSEPGVMAMNLLAQAQDGNWYAISGSWNNPAARVEEGRFVALMTRAMNVVAGDGR, encoded by the coding sequence ATGGCCACGCGCATCATAGCCTTGCTGTTGCTGGCTATGTCCATCTTCCCCCTGCCCTCCCGCGCCGCTCCCACGCCCGCCTATCAGGCCCGCGCCGAACAATTGCTGCGCATCCTGTCCGCGCCCGGCGGTGAGGAGGCGTTCTTCTCCCCCCTCTTCCTCGACGCTGTGCCGGTCGATCGCTGGCGCGCTGTCGCTGCCGACCTGCGCGCACAGCATGGCCAGCCGCTGGCGCTCGGCGCGGTCAGCCGGACCAGCGACACCGCCGGGCAGGTCGAAATCCGCTATGAGCGCGCGACCCTGGGCTTCTCGCTGGTGGTTGCGCCGCAGCCGCCCAATCACGTCGTCGGGCTGCATGTCGTCGGCGTGAAGGCCAGCGACGACAGCCTGGACAAGGTCATGGCCGACATCGCCGCCCTGCCCGGCGACAGCGCCTTTGCGATCTCCAAACTGACCGATGACGGCCCCCACCTGCTGCGCGCGCACCGTGCCGATGTGCAGATGGCGACCGGCTCCAGCTTCAAACTCTATGTGCTGGCCGAACTGTCGCGCGCGACGGCGGCGCGCGAACGGCGCTGGGGTGATATCGTCCCGCTTGGTCCCAAAAGCTTTTCCGGCCGGCTGATGCACTGGCCCGACCGGGCGCCGATGACGCTCCACAGCCTCGCCACCGCGATGATCGCCGAAAGCGACAATAGCGCCAGCGACACGCTGTTGCAGGCGCTGGGCCGGGCGAAGGTGGATGCGATGCTGGCCGCGACCGGCCATGCGGATGCGGACAAGGCGCTGCCGGTCCTGAGTACCGCCGAAGCCTTTGCGCTCAAAATGCCCGCCAATGCGGATTTGCGGCAACGCTACGCCGCCGCCCCGGTCGCCCAGCGCCGCGCGCTGCTGCGTGATGCGGCGTCGCGCCTGACCGCCGACAGGGTGGATGTCGGCAGCGTCGCCGAAGTGCCGACCGCGATCGACAGCATCGAATGGTTCGCGTCGCCACGGGACATGATCGGCCTGCTCGACTGGCTGCGCATCCATGGCGGCGACGCATTGCCGATCCTGGCCGTCAATCCGGGCATCCCGCCCGCCGACGCGAAACGCTGGCGCTATCTGGGTTACAAGGGCGGCAGTGAGCCGGGCGTCATGGCGATGAACCTGCTGGCGCAGGCGCAGGACGGAAACTGGTATGCGATCAGCGGTAGCTGGAACAACCCGGCCGCACGGGTGGAGGAAGGCCGCTTCGTTGCGCTGATGACGCGCGCAATGAATGTGGTGGCGGGGGATGGACGATGA
- the parE gene encoding DNA topoisomerase IV subunit B has protein sequence MSEDLFAANASATPQYDASTIEVLEGLEPVRRRPGMYIGGTDERALHHLASEVLDNSMDEAVAGHATRIEVTLEAGNKLTITDNGRGIPVDPHPKFPGKSALEVILTTLHSGGKFEGKAYATSGGLHGVGISVVNALSTDTVVEVARNKELFRQKFSQGLPVTTLEKVGAAPNRRGTLVSFVPDTEIFGEQKFKPARLHRLARSKAYLFAGVEIRWKCDPSLIGDDTPAEAVFQFPGGLADHLKEQVGDRDCATSVFFSGNQDFPGAAGRVEWAVAWPLWSDGSYSWYCNTIPTPDGGTHEAGLRAALVKGIRAFGDLVGQKKAKDITADDIMTSSEIMLSVFIRDPQFQSQTKDRLTSPDAARLVENAVRDHFDHYLTDHMDRGKALLSYVLDRMDERLKRKQEKEVKRKTATNSRKLRLPGKLTDCSNDDPEGAEIFLVEGDSAGGSAKQARDRKTQAILPLRGKILNVASANTAKILANQEIADMILALGCGTRKDCNPDNLRYERIVIMTDADVDGAHIATLLMTFFFQEMPELVRRGHLYLAQPPLYRLVAGGKSLYAKDDAHREELLRKEFKGKKVEISRFKGLGEMNPMQLRETTMDPKSRMLIRITLPDDVEDRQQVRDLVDRLMGTNPAHRFAFIQENAAAVDGEAIDA, from the coding sequence ATGTCCGAAGATCTGTTCGCCGCCAACGCCTCCGCCACGCCGCAATATGACGCCTCGACCATCGAGGTATTGGAAGGACTGGAGCCGGTCCGCCGCCGCCCCGGCATGTATATTGGCGGCACCGACGAACGGGCGCTGCACCATCTGGCCAGCGAAGTCTTGGACAACAGCATGGACGAGGCCGTCGCCGGCCACGCCACCCGGATAGAGGTGACGCTGGAGGCCGGCAACAAGCTGACCATCACCGACAATGGCCGCGGTATTCCGGTCGACCCGCACCCCAAATTCCCCGGCAAGTCGGCGCTGGAAGTGATCCTGACCACGCTCCATTCGGGCGGCAAGTTCGAGGGCAAGGCCTATGCCACGTCGGGCGGCCTGCATGGCGTGGGCATCAGCGTGGTCAATGCCCTGTCGACCGACACAGTGGTAGAAGTGGCGCGCAACAAGGAGTTGTTCCGCCAGAAATTCTCGCAAGGGCTGCCCGTCACCACGCTGGAGAAGGTCGGCGCGGCGCCCAACCGGCGCGGCACGCTGGTCAGTTTCGTCCCCGATACCGAGATTTTCGGCGAGCAGAAATTCAAGCCCGCCCGACTCCACCGCCTCGCGCGGTCGAAAGCCTATCTGTTCGCGGGGGTCGAGATTCGCTGGAAATGCGACCCCTCGCTGATCGGCGACGACACGCCGGCCGAAGCGGTGTTCCAGTTCCCCGGCGGGCTGGCCGACCATCTGAAAGAACAGGTGGGCGACCGCGATTGCGCCACCAGCGTCTTTTTCTCCGGCAATCAGGATTTTCCGGGCGCGGCCGGACGGGTCGAATGGGCGGTCGCGTGGCCACTTTGGTCGGATGGCAGCTATAGCTGGTATTGCAACACCATCCCGACCCCCGATGGCGGCACCCATGAAGCGGGGCTGCGCGCCGCGCTGGTTAAGGGCATCCGCGCCTTTGGCGATCTGGTCGGGCAGAAGAAGGCCAAGGACATCACCGCCGACGACATCATGACATCGTCGGAAATCATGCTGTCGGTGTTCATCCGCGATCCCCAGTTCCAGAGCCAGACCAAGGATCGCCTCACCAGCCCGGACGCCGCACGGCTGGTCGAGAATGCCGTGCGCGACCATTTCGATCATTATCTGACCGACCATATGGACCGAGGCAAGGCGCTGCTGTCCTATGTGCTGGACCGGATGGACGAGCGGCTGAAGCGCAAGCAGGAGAAGGAGGTCAAGCGCAAGACGGCCACCAACAGCCGGAAATTGCGCCTGCCCGGCAAGCTGACCGATTGTTCCAACGACGACCCCGAAGGCGCGGAAATCTTTCTGGTCGAGGGCGACTCGGCCGGCGGCTCCGCCAAGCAGGCGCGCGACCGCAAGACGCAGGCGATCCTGCCCCTGCGCGGCAAGATATTGAACGTCGCATCCGCTAACACCGCCAAGATCCTGGCCAATCAGGAGATTGCCGACATGATTCTGGCGCTGGGCTGCGGCACGCGCAAGGACTGCAACCCGGATAATCTGCGCTACGAACGCATCGTTATCATGACCGACGCGGACGTGGACGGTGCGCATATCGCCACGCTGCTGATGACCTTCTTCTTTCAGGAAATGCCCGAACTGGTGCGGCGCGGGCATCTCTATCTGGCGCAACCGCCGCTCTATCGTCTGGTCGCGGGGGGCAAGAGCCTCTACGCCAAGGACGATGCGCATCGCGAGGAACTGCTGCGCAAGGAGTTCAAGGGCAAGAAGGTCGAGATCAGTCGCTTCAAGGGGCTGGGCGAGATGAACCCGATGCAGCTCCGCGAAACCACCATGGACCCCAAGAGCCGGATGCTGATCCGCATCACCCTGCCCGACGATGTCGAGGACCGGCAACAGGTGCGCGATCTGGTCGACCGGCTGATGGGCACCAACCCGGCGCATCGCTTTGCCTTCATTCAGGAAAATGCGGCAGCGGTGGACGGGGAAGCGATCGACGCGTGA
- a CDS encoding Tad domain-containing protein, with the protein MGKAKDRQLGFLGRLLRNQAGNTMAIVAAAIIPLAALIGGGLDMSRAYMARARMQQACDAAALAGRRAMTTSSMTASDITEAKKFFDFNFPQGTFQSAAFTPTIQSKPGETTTVQVTAATTMPTTIMKIFKYETLPLEVTCESRFDIGNTDVMLVLDTTGSMSSNMTDTDGTVMTRLAALKLAVKDFYDTLGAGSDTTGRIRYGFVPYSSTVNVGYSLPASFLLGGTAGETAQYQTRRPVYYYETSSSSQTCYRRYGISNTCYTTSALANAANTSSTRTGSQCTTYGNNSGTNPSTSGTIPADTTTTTYSFDSYDGSTTQSTSNSGKKCVRKEVIVSKTYATTYTPTASTSFLQWEYAQLSLDTTGYVTGNATANPTIITGQTTDKNGTTVSSSGTWAGCIEERDTDSSITTTTSTASIPTNAHDLQIDELPTNAATKWRPHWPDVEFDRSGRWLNDNRNSDYRAGTGGWNACPSKARALASYSSRSAIPTGMTSSFDSYVDGLVAIGGTYHDIGMIWGARFLSPTGIFSAANSSAPNGFNISRHIIFMTDGDMSAYDAVYGAYGYQKLDGRIAATSTSNTDLTAIHRRRLEMICTAAKAKGITIWVVGFKDQPAAGTEDSDMIDSELQGCANSSNHWFMAYKPSTLRQKFKDIAKNIGGLRLSQ; encoded by the coding sequence ATGGGCAAGGCAAAGGATCGGCAATTGGGCTTTCTGGGGCGTCTGCTAAGGAACCAGGCAGGGAACACCATGGCGATCGTGGCGGCGGCAATCATCCCGCTGGCGGCGCTGATCGGCGGCGGCCTCGACATGAGCCGCGCCTATATGGCGCGCGCCCGGATGCAGCAGGCGTGCGACGCGGCCGCGCTGGCGGGGCGCCGCGCGATGACGACATCCTCCATGACCGCATCGGACATCACCGAAGCGAAGAAATTCTTCGACTTCAACTTCCCGCAAGGGACGTTTCAGTCGGCCGCCTTCACACCCACGATCCAGAGCAAGCCGGGTGAAACCACGACCGTTCAGGTGACGGCCGCCACGACCATGCCCACCACGATCATGAAGATCTTCAAATATGAAACGCTGCCGCTGGAAGTCACCTGCGAAAGCCGGTTCGACATCGGCAATACCGATGTGATGCTGGTGCTGGACACCACCGGCTCCATGTCCAGCAACATGACCGACACCGACGGCACGGTCATGACCCGGCTGGCGGCGCTGAAGCTGGCGGTGAAGGATTTCTACGACACGCTGGGCGCCGGGTCCGACACGACCGGACGCATCCGCTATGGCTTCGTCCCCTATAGTTCCACCGTCAATGTCGGCTATTCGCTGCCGGCCTCCTTCCTGCTGGGCGGCACGGCGGGCGAAACCGCGCAATATCAGACGCGTCGACCCGTCTATTATTATGAAACATCGTCGAGCAGCCAGACCTGCTATCGCCGCTACGGCATCAGCAACACCTGCTACACCACATCCGCGCTGGCCAATGCCGCCAACACCTCCTCCACGCGCACGGGCAGCCAGTGCACGACCTATGGCAATAACAGCGGCACCAATCCGTCGACCAGCGGCACGATCCCGGCAGACACCACGACAACCACCTACAGCTTCGACAGCTATGACGGATCGACGACCCAGTCGACCAGCAACAGCGGCAAGAAATGCGTCCGCAAGGAAGTGATCGTCTCCAAGACCTACGCCACCACCTATACCCCCACGGCCAGCACCAGCTTCCTGCAATGGGAATATGCCCAGCTTTCGCTCGACACGACCGGCTATGTGACGGGCAACGCCACTGCCAACCCCACGATCATCACCGGCCAGACGACCGACAAGAATGGCACGACCGTATCGTCCAGCGGCACCTGGGCGGGCTGTATCGAGGAACGCGATACCGACAGCAGCATCACCACCACCACGTCGACCGCGTCCATCCCGACCAACGCCCATGACTTGCAGATCGATGAGTTGCCCACGAACGCCGCGACCAAATGGCGCCCGCACTGGCCGGACGTGGAATTCGACCGCAGCGGCCGCTGGCTGAACGACAATCGCAACAGCGACTATCGCGCCGGCACCGGCGGCTGGAACGCCTGCCCCAGCAAGGCGCGCGCACTGGCCAGCTATTCCAGCCGTTCCGCCATCCCGACCGGCATGACCAGCAGCTTCGACAGCTATGTCGACGGCCTGGTCGCGATCGGCGGCACTTATCATGACATCGGCATGATCTGGGGCGCCCGCTTCCTGTCGCCGACCGGCATCTTCTCCGCCGCAAACAGCAGCGCGCCCAATGGTTTCAACATCTCGCGCCACATCATCTTCATGACCGACGGTGACATGAGCGCCTATGACGCGGTCTATGGCGCCTATGGCTATCAGAAACTGGACGGGCGCATCGCCGCGACCAGCACCAGCAACACCGACCTGACCGCCATCCACCGCCGCCGCCTGGAAATGATCTGCACCGCCGCCAAGGCCAAGGGCATCACCATCTGGGTGGTCGGCTTCAAGGACCAGCCAGCCGCCGGCACGGAAGATTCGGATATGATCGACAGTGAGCTTCAGGGTTGCGCCAACAGCAGCAACCACTGGTTCATGGCCTACAAGCCATCGACCCTGCGGCAGAAGTTCAAGGATATCGCCAAGAATATCGGCGGCCTGAGGCTGTCGCAATGA
- a CDS encoding EF-hand domain-containing protein: MGRLLAGGMATLLLVAGGLFWWQGRADQMPVQQLAVAPPPPAAIESLPEGDPDAVGDAPPMPGEASPQSREAKRFARYDRNRDGVITRIEMLGSRTRAFRQLDKDGDNLLSFEEWAVATSDRFGAADADKDGKLTPTEFATTAPRRTVRTKCKC; encoded by the coding sequence ATGGGGCGATTGCTGGCGGGGGGCATGGCGACATTGCTGCTGGTCGCGGGTGGCCTGTTCTGGTGGCAGGGCCGGGCCGATCAGATGCCGGTGCAGCAACTGGCCGTCGCCCCGCCACCGCCGGCGGCGATTGAAAGCCTGCCGGAAGGCGATCCCGACGCGGTCGGCGACGCACCCCCCATGCCCGGCGAGGCCAGCCCGCAAAGCCGGGAGGCAAAGCGCTTCGCCCGCTATGATCGCAACCGGGACGGCGTCATCACCCGGATCGAAATGCTGGGCAGCCGAACCAGGGCGTTCAGGCAACTGGACAAGGATGGCGACAATCTTCTGTCGTTCGAGGAATGGGCGGTCGCGACATCGGATCGTTTCGGCGCGGCGGATGCCGACAAGGACGGCAAGCTCACCCCGACAGAGTTCGCGACCACCGCCCCCCGGCGGACGGTCAGGACGAAATGCAAGTGCTGA
- a CDS encoding ABC transporter permease: MNDQPKIHAAAAASPFPEPGVPQIRNVNWAGTWALYRKEVRRFMKVQLQTVWAPAITTLMFLIIFIVALGGSGRTVLLRGEAVPFADFIAPGLIIMGMINACFANASFALMVGKVQGTLIDYLMPPISVGELLFALVASSMTRAILVGFALWGAMALWPGVHVTPAHLWAVVWFGLLGTSFIAFLGVLTSIWAEKFDHGAAITNFVIGPLALLSGTFYSIDRLPPLFQGISHANPFFYIISGFRYGFVAAADANVVVGSSVLLGLNLLLGGLCYMLLKRGWKIKA; the protein is encoded by the coding sequence ATGAACGACCAGCCCAAAATTCATGCCGCCGCCGCGGCTTCGCCATTCCCCGAACCGGGCGTGCCGCAGATTCGCAATGTGAACTGGGCCGGTACCTGGGCGCTGTACCGCAAGGAGGTGCGTCGCTTCATGAAGGTGCAGCTTCAGACCGTATGGGCGCCCGCGATCACCACCCTGATGTTCCTCATCATCTTCATCGTCGCTCTGGGCGGCAGCGGCCGGACGGTGCTGCTGCGCGGGGAGGCGGTGCCCTTTGCTGATTTCATCGCGCCCGGCCTCATCATCATGGGCATGATCAACGCCTGTTTCGCCAATGCCAGCTTCGCGCTGATGGTGGGGAAGGTGCAGGGGACACTGATCGACTATCTGATGCCGCCCATTTCGGTGGGCGAACTGCTGTTCGCGCTGGTCGCCTCCTCGATGACGCGCGCGATCCTGGTGGGTTTCGCGCTGTGGGGCGCGATGGCGCTGTGGCCGGGCGTGCATGTGACCCCGGCGCATCTGTGGGCGGTGGTCTGGTTCGGGCTGCTCGGCACCAGCTTCATCGCCTTTCTGGGCGTGCTGACATCGATCTGGGCGGAAAAGTTCGATCATGGCGCGGCGATCACCAATTTCGTGATCGGCCCGCTCGCCCTGCTGTCGGGTACCTTTTATTCGATCGACCGGCTGCCTCCGCTGTTTCAGGGGATCAGCCATGCCAACCCCTTCTTCTACATCATTTCCGGCTTCCGCTACGGCTTCGTCGCGGCGGCAGATGCGAATGTCGTCGTGGGCAGCAGCGTGCTGCTGGGGCTGAACCTGCTGCTGGGTGGCCTGTGCTACATGCTGCTGAAGCGCGGCTGGAAGATCAAGGCCTGA